One Ananas comosus cultivar F153 linkage group 23, ASM154086v1, whole genome shotgun sequence genomic window carries:
- the LOC109728101 gene encoding T-complex protein 1 subunit gamma isoform X2 yields the protein MHAPVLVLNSLKRESGSKVHHANIQAAKAVADIIRTTLGPRSMLKMLLDAGGGIVVTNDGNAILRELDLAHPAAKSMIELSRTQDEEVGDGTTSVIVLAGEMLHVAETFIDKNYHPTVICRAYNKALEDAIAVLDKIAMPVDVNDRSTLLSLVKSCIGTKFTGQFGDLIADLAIDATTTVGVDLGQGMREVDIKKYIKVEKVPGGQLEDSKVLKGVMINKDVVAPGKMRRKIVNPRIILLDCPLEYKKGENQTNAELVREEDWEVLLKMEEEYIQNLCMQILKFKPDLVITEKGLSELACHYLSKAGVSAIRRLRKTDNNRIAKACGAVIVNRPEELQESDVGTGAGLFEVKKIGDEFFSFIVDCKDPKACTVLLRGASKDLLNEVERNLQDAMSVARNILKNPKLLPGGGATELTVSAALKQKSSSVEGVEKWPYEAAALAFEAIPRTLAQNCGLNVIRTMTQLQGKHANGENAWVGIDGSSGEIVDMKERKIWDSYNVKAQTFKTAIEAACMLLRIDDIVSGIKKKQAPGAGPTPNKPTIEEEGDADNEQILPE from the exons ATGCACGCCCCAGTACTCGTCCTCA ATTCTTTGAAGCGAGAATCCGGTAGTAAGGTGCACCATGCTAACATCCAAGCTGCCAAG GCTGTTGCAGACATCATTCGTACTACCTTGGGTCCTCGATCTATGTTGAAGATGTTGCTTGATGCTGGGGGAG GAATCGTGGTTACTAATGATGGAAATGCCATTCTACGTGAGTTAGATCTTGCCCATCCTGCTGCAAAG TCCATGATTGAGCTAAGCCGAACACAAGATGAAGAGGTTGGAGATGGCACAACATCTGTTATCGTTCTTG CTGGCGAGATGCTTCATGTAGCAGAAACATTTATTGACAAGAATTATCATCCTACGGTTATCTGTCGAG CATACAACAAAGCTCTTGAGGATGCCATTGCTGTTCTTGACAAAATTGCGATGCCTGTCGATGTGAATGATC GTTCCACGCTGCTAAGTCTAGTCAAAAGTTGTATTGGTACAAAATTTACTGGACAATTTGGTGACCTAATTGCT GACCTTGCTATTGATGCCACCACAACAGTCGGTGTTGACCTCGGCCAAGGTATGCGGGAAGTGGACATTAAGAAGTACATTAAAGTCGAGAAGGTTCCTGGTGGGCAGTTGGAGGACTCGAAGGTTCTTAAAGGAGTCATGATTAATAAAGATGTTGTTGCCCCCGGAAAAATGAGAAGAAAGATAGTGAATCCACGCATAATTTTGCTCGATTGTCCCCTCGAGTATAAGAAAGGTGAAAATCAAACTAATGCTGAGTTGGTGAGGGAGGAAGATTG GGAGGTACTGCTAAAGATGGAGGAGGAATACATACAGAATCTATGCATGCAGATACTAAAATTCAAGCCCGACTTGGTGATAACCGAGAAAGGGCTCAGTGAACTCGCATGCCATTATCTAAGCAAAGCTGGAGTAAGTGCTATCCGGAGATTGAGGAAGACGGACAATAACAGGATTGCGAAGGCCTGTGGAGCTGTTATTGTAAACAGGCCAGAGGAACTTCAAGAATCAGATGTTGGGACAGGAGCCGGCCTCTTTGAGGTCAAGAAGATTGGTGATgagttcttttcttttatagtGGACTGCAAGGACCCGAAAGCATGCACTGTTCTTTTGAGAGGAGCGAGCAAGGATCTCTTGAATGAAGTGGAGAGAAACTTGCAG GATGCAATGTCTGTGGCACGAAACATACTGAAAAACCCAAAGCTCCTCCCTGGAGGGGGTGCTACTGAGTTGACAGTATCCGCAGCATTGAAACAAAAGAGTTCTTCCGTTGAAGGCGTCGAAAAG TGGCCTTATGAAGCTGCTGCTCTAGCTTTTGAGGCCATTCCACGAACATTGGCTCAGAATTGCGGCTTGAATGTCATCAGGACAATGACCCAACTCCAAGGAAAG CATGCTAATGGTGAAAATGCATGGGTTGGCATTGATGGGAGCAGCGGTGAGATTGTTGATATGAAAGAGCGcaag ATCTGGGACTCATATAATGTGAAGGCACAAACATTTAAGACGGCCATCGAGGCTGCATGCATGCTTCTGAGGATTGATGATATTGTCAGCGGCATAAAGAAAAAGCAGGCTCCTGGGGCCGGCCCAACCCCCAACAAACCAACGAtagaagaagagggagatgcCGACAACGAACAGATACTACCTGAGTAA
- the LOC109728101 gene encoding T-complex protein 1 subunit gamma isoform X1: MHAPVLVLKDSLKRESGSKVHHANIQAAKAVADIIRTTLGPRSMLKMLLDAGGGIVVTNDGNAILRELDLAHPAAKSMIELSRTQDEEVGDGTTSVIVLAGEMLHVAETFIDKNYHPTVICRAYNKALEDAIAVLDKIAMPVDVNDRSTLLSLVKSCIGTKFTGQFGDLIADLAIDATTTVGVDLGQGMREVDIKKYIKVEKVPGGQLEDSKVLKGVMINKDVVAPGKMRRKIVNPRIILLDCPLEYKKGENQTNAELVREEDWEVLLKMEEEYIQNLCMQILKFKPDLVITEKGLSELACHYLSKAGVSAIRRLRKTDNNRIAKACGAVIVNRPEELQESDVGTGAGLFEVKKIGDEFFSFIVDCKDPKACTVLLRGASKDLLNEVERNLQDAMSVARNILKNPKLLPGGGATELTVSAALKQKSSSVEGVEKWPYEAAALAFEAIPRTLAQNCGLNVIRTMTQLQGKHANGENAWVGIDGSSGEIVDMKERKIWDSYNVKAQTFKTAIEAACMLLRIDDIVSGIKKKQAPGAGPTPNKPTIEEEGDADNEQILPE, translated from the exons ATGCACGCCCCAGTACTCGTCCTCA AAGATTCTTTGAAGCGAGAATCCGGTAGTAAGGTGCACCATGCTAACATCCAAGCTGCCAAG GCTGTTGCAGACATCATTCGTACTACCTTGGGTCCTCGATCTATGTTGAAGATGTTGCTTGATGCTGGGGGAG GAATCGTGGTTACTAATGATGGAAATGCCATTCTACGTGAGTTAGATCTTGCCCATCCTGCTGCAAAG TCCATGATTGAGCTAAGCCGAACACAAGATGAAGAGGTTGGAGATGGCACAACATCTGTTATCGTTCTTG CTGGCGAGATGCTTCATGTAGCAGAAACATTTATTGACAAGAATTATCATCCTACGGTTATCTGTCGAG CATACAACAAAGCTCTTGAGGATGCCATTGCTGTTCTTGACAAAATTGCGATGCCTGTCGATGTGAATGATC GTTCCACGCTGCTAAGTCTAGTCAAAAGTTGTATTGGTACAAAATTTACTGGACAATTTGGTGACCTAATTGCT GACCTTGCTATTGATGCCACCACAACAGTCGGTGTTGACCTCGGCCAAGGTATGCGGGAAGTGGACATTAAGAAGTACATTAAAGTCGAGAAGGTTCCTGGTGGGCAGTTGGAGGACTCGAAGGTTCTTAAAGGAGTCATGATTAATAAAGATGTTGTTGCCCCCGGAAAAATGAGAAGAAAGATAGTGAATCCACGCATAATTTTGCTCGATTGTCCCCTCGAGTATAAGAAAGGTGAAAATCAAACTAATGCTGAGTTGGTGAGGGAGGAAGATTG GGAGGTACTGCTAAAGATGGAGGAGGAATACATACAGAATCTATGCATGCAGATACTAAAATTCAAGCCCGACTTGGTGATAACCGAGAAAGGGCTCAGTGAACTCGCATGCCATTATCTAAGCAAAGCTGGAGTAAGTGCTATCCGGAGATTGAGGAAGACGGACAATAACAGGATTGCGAAGGCCTGTGGAGCTGTTATTGTAAACAGGCCAGAGGAACTTCAAGAATCAGATGTTGGGACAGGAGCCGGCCTCTTTGAGGTCAAGAAGATTGGTGATgagttcttttcttttatagtGGACTGCAAGGACCCGAAAGCATGCACTGTTCTTTTGAGAGGAGCGAGCAAGGATCTCTTGAATGAAGTGGAGAGAAACTTGCAG GATGCAATGTCTGTGGCACGAAACATACTGAAAAACCCAAAGCTCCTCCCTGGAGGGGGTGCTACTGAGTTGACAGTATCCGCAGCATTGAAACAAAAGAGTTCTTCCGTTGAAGGCGTCGAAAAG TGGCCTTATGAAGCTGCTGCTCTAGCTTTTGAGGCCATTCCACGAACATTGGCTCAGAATTGCGGCTTGAATGTCATCAGGACAATGACCCAACTCCAAGGAAAG CATGCTAATGGTGAAAATGCATGGGTTGGCATTGATGGGAGCAGCGGTGAGATTGTTGATATGAAAGAGCGcaag ATCTGGGACTCATATAATGTGAAGGCACAAACATTTAAGACGGCCATCGAGGCTGCATGCATGCTTCTGAGGATTGATGATATTGTCAGCGGCATAAAGAAAAAGCAGGCTCCTGGGGCCGGCCCAACCCCCAACAAACCAACGAtagaagaagagggagatgcCGACAACGAACAGATACTACCTGAGTAA